DNA sequence from the Prolixibacter sp. SD074 genome:
GTTTACCAAGTTCAATTTCGATTGGGAGCAAACACTGGTCCTGAAGGTGACCCGTTCCATCAATACCCGGATTATGACGCACCTGATTTACGATGATAATACCAAATTCCCGGTATATGATAATGCCGGAAACCAAATCGGCAAAAAGCCCAAATGGCAGTTTCAGGAGCTTTTTACTGTCGGGTTTACGTACGAGTTTTAAGCAAACAATTCATGATAGCAGGCCGGGCATTTCGCGAATTTCGGAGCGGTTCGTTTGATTCTGTTGAAGTACTTTAAGTGTGTCGCCACTATAATTAAATGTAAAGTGAGGTAATCACAAAAACGGCGAAGATAACACTGGCCACACCGTTGGTGGTTCCAAAAGCCAGTCCCACTTTACTCAGGTCGTCGTGTTTCACAATGCTTTGCTGATAAGTAAGCAATCCAACGAAAATGGCAGCCCCTGTCCAATACAACCAGTTGGCATGCAAATCAATACCGGCCCATACTACCATGATGGCTGCCAGTACATGAATGAATGCTGAGAACCTTAATGCTTTCTTCACGCCAAGTAAAACCGGAACACTGTTCAACCCTTTTTCACGGTCGAACACTACATCCTGCGAAGCATAAATGATATCGAAACCGCTGACCCAGAAAAAAACAATAAACGAGAAAAGGATGGGAACCAATGCGAATTTTCCGGTTACGGCCAGATAGGCGCCAATGGGGGCCAATGCCAGTCCGGCGCTCAATACAAAATGGCAAAGCGGCGTGACGCGCTTCATGTAACTGTACCCCATCACTACGATCAGGGCAATTGGCGACAGGAAAAATACCAGCTGGTTGATAAACCATGTGGTGGCAATAAACAGAATGGCATTGATGGTAACAAATACAGCAGCATTGCGAGGCCTAACGATACCGGCAGGAATTTCACGTTTGGCTGTGCGTGGATTTTCCGCATCAATTTCACGATCGAGATACCGGTTGAAGCCCATGGCGGTGTTCCGGGCAAAAACCATGCAAAGCAAAACAGCGATCAACTCTTCCCAGCGAAAAACAGATGTTGTTTGGGTAATGGCCAGCGTAAAGCCGATAAGCGCAAAGGCAAGGCAAAAATAGTGTGTTCGAATTTTACGAGGTTGGCGTAATTACGTATTTTCGTTATCATAATATAAACATCGCTTAGTAATCGATGGACAAAAATAGAAAGTTTGCGCTATATTGAGCCTGATAAATTACTTACACCGGATATTCTCGTTATTTTTGGCCGGTATAAGACCGCTAAAAGAAGTTCCCGATGAAAGAATTGAAGAAGTATTTTAAGCTGAAAGCCTGCCGATGTATACAATGCATTGGTTAATCCGGTTATGCTTGAGATTTGGACGGGTGAACCGGCTGTTATGAGTACCGAACCGGGCTCGCGCTTTAGCTTGTGGGATGGAGCCATTTCGGGTGAGAATGTGGAATTTGAGCAGGACATGCGCATCGTACAGAAATGGCATTTTGGAGAAGATGAGGATTCGGTTGTCACCATTAAACTGCATCCCGATAAGGGGGGAACAAGTATGGAAGTTCACC
Encoded proteins:
- a CDS encoding UbiA-like polyprenyltransferase, which codes for MRTHYFCLAFALIGFTLAITQTTSVFRWEELIAVLLCMVFARNTAMGFNRYLDREIDAENPRTAKREIPAGIVRPRNAAVFVTINAILFIATTWFINQLVFFLSPIALIVVMGYSYMKRVTPLCHFVLSAGLALAPIGAYLAVTGKFALVPILFSFIVFFWVSGFDIIYASQDVVFDREKGLNSVPVLLGVKKALRFSAFIHVLAAIMVVWAGIDLHANWLYWTGAAIFVGLLTYQQSIVKHDDLSKVGLAFGTTNGVASVIFAVFVITSLYI